One window of the Pseudofrankia sp. DC12 genome contains the following:
- a CDS encoding Hsp70 family protein — protein sequence MGYQLGIDIGTANTTVAVASGDWPQILTVAGGPSIPTVLYFPAGAPVVFGRAAARRALAEPSRAAHGFLRRIGDSAPVMAGGSAYTPEGLVTRFLDRVLASVTENRGEAPDQVVVTYPTSWTSRRRELFTEALERLDVDVPVRAVPAADALGAVLARRAAARTPGRGADLIAVYDFGAGACEAAVLSVSDYGAEVAGTPAGMAGVEIDDLLLEHVLAASGVDVALLDRTEPATAAALGRLRAEVVAAKETLAADDEASVPVTLPGAFAWVTLRREDLERLVTPAVEDSVRVLARTVRSVPTTAGGLSSVLLYGGLARMPLVGQLVRAALPGARRFEEPPAEDLAIGAALLAIGLAEQAEPPAGGETAVIGGATLEPPELSSFPGVSLPPSGALAGAGAAVPFAAASGPDDADATALITAAYESFPAGAAATAGGTQPTGLAAWSTGAAAAAPPSGGAAGPAAASGGAAGGRNRRRRGGLGALRSAGGIAALVAAVVFIAGGTTLGVVLTQGGGNDTAAVQATTAPAVAPATVTAPTTAAAAPSRNVVRVADSDEVAPILEKASQELASSQPNVTVAFDSTVTDTTTAFAKLCSGEAAIAGASFELDPKFAPDPSCKDKVVGFEIAHHTLPIIVNPANTWLGCLNLTQLKSIWAPGSTITRWNQINKSYPDEPINFVGPAKNTVQAEVFNSSINGDSTKSRDYTVRDLGGVAQTVLSDKDAIGFLDFPTFETLGAQLRGVLVNGGSGCEPPNAITAGTGVYTPLCKPLYVYVRTDALRDPATAAYMKFFLENEQSIAQVSHYVPRDDATVKENIDKVNSLTQGVGPVPA from the coding sequence ATGGGCTACCAGCTTGGTATCGACATCGGAACGGCGAACACCACCGTCGCGGTCGCCTCGGGCGACTGGCCCCAGATTCTGACGGTCGCCGGCGGTCCGTCGATTCCGACGGTTCTCTATTTCCCGGCCGGTGCCCCGGTGGTGTTCGGCCGCGCCGCCGCCCGGCGCGCGCTCGCCGAGCCGTCGCGGGCGGCACACGGGTTCCTGCGCCGGATCGGCGACTCCGCCCCGGTCATGGCCGGCGGGTCCGCCTACACACCCGAGGGCCTGGTCACCCGGTTCCTCGACCGCGTGCTCGCGTCCGTCACCGAGAACCGGGGCGAGGCGCCGGACCAGGTCGTCGTGACCTACCCGACCAGCTGGACCTCGCGGCGCCGCGAGCTGTTCACGGAGGCGCTGGAGCGCCTGGACGTGGACGTCCCGGTGCGGGCGGTGCCGGCGGCCGACGCGCTCGGCGCCGTGTTGGCCCGGCGCGCGGCGGCCAGGACGCCCGGCCGCGGCGCGGACCTGATCGCGGTCTACGACTTCGGGGCCGGCGCGTGCGAGGCCGCCGTGCTGTCCGTCTCCGACTACGGCGCCGAGGTCGCCGGCACGCCGGCCGGGATGGCCGGTGTCGAGATCGACGATTTGTTGCTGGAGCACGTGCTGGCCGCGAGCGGGGTGGACGTCGCCCTGCTGGACCGGACCGAGCCGGCCACGGCCGCGGCGCTCGGCCGGCTGCGCGCCGAGGTCGTCGCGGCCAAGGAGACGCTCGCGGCCGACGACGAGGCGTCGGTCCCGGTCACCCTGCCCGGGGCGTTCGCCTGGGTGACGCTGCGCCGCGAGGACCTGGAGAGGCTGGTCACGCCCGCGGTCGAGGACAGCGTCCGGGTGCTGGCCAGGACGGTCCGCTCGGTTCCCACGACCGCGGGCGGCCTGTCGTCGGTGCTGCTGTACGGCGGTCTCGCGCGGATGCCGCTGGTCGGCCAGCTGGTCCGGGCCGCGCTGCCCGGCGCGCGCCGGTTCGAGGAGCCGCCCGCGGAGGATCTGGCGATCGGGGCCGCGCTGCTGGCGATCGGCCTCGCCGAGCAGGCCGAGCCGCCGGCCGGTGGTGAGACCGCGGTGATCGGCGGCGCCACGCTGGAGCCGCCGGAGCTCTCGTCGTTCCCGGGGGTGTCGCTGCCGCCGTCGGGCGCGCTCGCCGGCGCGGGAGCGGCCGTGCCGTTCGCCGCCGCGAGCGGGCCGGACGACGCGGACGCGACCGCCTTGATCACCGCGGCCTACGAGTCGTTCCCGGCCGGGGCCGCCGCGACCGCCGGCGGGACACAGCCGACGGGGCTCGCGGCGTGGAGCACCGGCGCCGCTGCGGCAGCGCCGCCCAGCGGCGGAGCGGCCGGGCCCGCAGCGGCCAGCGGCGGAGCGGCCGGCGGCCGCAACCGCCGGCGCCGCGGCGGCCTCGGGGCCCTGCGCTCCGCGGGCGGGATCGCGGCGCTGGTCGCGGCCGTCGTCTTCATCGCCGGCGGCACGACGCTCGGAGTCGTGCTCACCCAGGGCGGCGGCAACGACACCGCCGCCGTGCAGGCGACGACCGCGCCGGCCGTCGCACCCGCGACGGTCACCGCGCCCACCACCGCGGCGGCGGCACCCTCGCGAAACGTGGTGCGGGTCGCGGACTCCGACGAGGTGGCCCCGATCCTGGAGAAGGCGTCCCAGGAGCTGGCGTCGAGCCAGCCGAACGTCACCGTCGCCTTCGACTCGACCGTCACCGACACCACCACGGCGTTCGCCAAGCTCTGCTCCGGTGAGGCCGCGATCGCCGGCGCCTCGTTCGAGCTGGACCCGAAGTTCGCGCCCGACCCGAGCTGCAAGGACAAGGTCGTCGGGTTCGAGATCGCCCACCACACCCTGCCGATCATCGTGAACCCGGCGAACACCTGGCTGGGCTGCCTGAACCTGACGCAGCTGAAGTCGATCTGGGCCCCCGGCTCGACGATCACCCGGTGGAACCAGATCAACAAGTCCTACCCGGACGAGCCGATCAACTTCGTCGGCCCGGCGAAGAACACCGTCCAGGCCGAGGTGTTCAACTCCAGCATCAACGGGGACAGCACGAAGTCGCGGGACTACACCGTGAGGGACCTGGGCGGCGTCGCGCAGACCGTGCTGTCCGACAAGGACGCGATCGGCTTCCTGGACTTCCCGACGTTCGAGACGCTCGGCGCCCAGCTGCGCGGCGTGCTGGTCAACGGGGGTTCGGGCTGCGAGCCGCCGAACGCGATCACGGCCGGCACCGGCGTCTACACACCGCTGTGCAAGCCGCTCTACGTCTACGTGCGGACCGACGCGCTGCGCGACCCCGCGACGGCGGCTTACATGAAGTTCTTCCTGGAGAACGAGCAGTCGATCGCGCAGGTCTCGCACTACGTCCCCCGCGACGACGCCACCGTGAAGGAGAACATCGACAAGGTCAACAGCCTGACCCAGGGGGTCGGGCCAGTCCCAGCCTGA
- a CDS encoding DUF5990 family protein, protein MLIRVEGTDLPGRSCAGPAGLAGYENIHVAVQRRERPAELLDPVAADVAMAVWTLECTSAVTPGGLDLKGRYVQGRPGERFLYLNWGTVDPATGGFTMFRRAKLWLNAVPADVLAAAVESGLLVGRLGLTDAKGHPTGASVRPPQITWTAASS, encoded by the coding sequence GTGCTGATCCGGGTGGAGGGAACCGACCTGCCGGGGCGCAGCTGCGCCGGCCCCGCCGGGCTTGCGGGCTACGAGAACATCCATGTCGCGGTGCAGCGGCGGGAACGGCCGGCCGAGCTGCTCGACCCGGTGGCGGCCGACGTCGCCATGGCGGTGTGGACGCTGGAGTGCACCTCGGCGGTCACGCCGGGTGGCCTCGACCTGAAGGGCCGGTACGTCCAGGGCCGGCCCGGCGAGCGGTTCCTCTACCTCAACTGGGGCACTGTCGACCCGGCGACCGGCGGCTTCACCATGTTCCGCCGGGCCAAGCTGTGGCTGAACGCCGTGCCGGCCGACGTCCTCGCGGCCGCGGTCGAGTCCGGGCTGCTCGTCGGGCGCCTCGGCCTCACCGACGCCAAGGGCCACCCGACGGGCGCGTCCGTCCGCCCCCCTCAGATCACCTGGACCGCCGCGTCGAGCTGA
- a CDS encoding helix-turn-helix transcriptional regulator, translating to MSLGIVLADDSLIVREGVRGMLDSQPDLAVGEPGQLARAVRAVAAGGSVVDPAVVEALVAARATRRASPLTALTDRERDVLAQIAQGKSNAAAGAALFLSERAVEKHINTLFAKLGLTAEPDTNRRVKAVLIYLFARACQVRRLVLIHHGPGRTDTDLDALAAQVAVAEEAGDLLINLGREGDVIPCGQPAPASAAR from the coding sequence GTGTCACTGGGCATCGTGCTCGCCGACGACTCGCTGATCGTGCGCGAGGGCGTGCGCGGGATGCTGGACAGCCAGCCCGATCTCGCGGTGGGCGAGCCGGGACAGCTCGCGAGGGCGGTGCGTGCGGTCGCGGCCGGCGGATCGGTGGTCGACCCCGCGGTCGTGGAGGCACTCGTGGCCGCGCGCGCCACGCGCAGGGCCTCGCCGCTGACGGCGCTGACCGACCGGGAACGTGACGTGCTCGCACAGATCGCTCAGGGCAAGAGCAACGCGGCCGCCGGCGCGGCGCTGTTCCTCAGCGAGCGCGCGGTCGAGAAGCACATCAACACGCTGTTCGCCAAGCTGGGCCTCACCGCCGAGCCGGACACCAACCGCCGCGTCAAGGCGGTGCTCATCTACCTCTTCGCCCGGGCGTGCCAGGTCCGTCGGCTGGTGCTGATCCATCACGGCCCGGGCCGGACCGACACCGACCTCGACGCGCTGGCGGCGCAGGTCGCCGTCGCCGAGGAAGCCGGCGACCTGCTGATAAATCTGGGCCGGGAGGGCGACGTGATCCCCTGCGGCCAGCCGGCCCCGGCCTCCGCCGCCCGCTGA
- a CDS encoding NAD(P)/FAD-dependent oxidoreductase, whose product MTVQRAVAQARPDGYDAVVVGSGPNGLTGAVMLAEAGWRVLVLEAKSVPGGGLRTEELTLPGFRHDVCATVLPLALSSPALRGYGQARTSQLADLPDPLRESGRGPGADPAGAPGVSWAHPPIPLAHPLDDGTALLLRDIDRTAAGLAAGQRRAPAGSASGATGPTPASSSGGDPSGWRRLFGPLVAAGPRLPDTVLSLLGLPPAAPLALARFGAAGVWPATGLARAALRGDAAQALFAGLAAHSMLDLRQTITSAYGLLLGVTAHQVGWPVAVGGSASLADALVARLRRLGGDLVTDHEVTSLAELPPARAVLLDLTPRQVLRIAGDALPARYRAALARYRYGPGVFKVDWALDGPVPWRDDAVAAAGTVHLGGTLAQVAAAEHAVAQGRHPERPFVLFVQATVADPSRAPAGKHTGWAYCHVPLGSTVDMTDAIEAQLERFAPGFRDRILARHTMGPAALEAHNANDIGGDIGGGTADVRQLMARPVLSRQPWATPLPGVYLCSAATPPGAGIHGMSGRHAAQLALYRAR is encoded by the coding sequence TTGACAGTCCAGCGCGCGGTGGCTCAGGCCCGGCCGGACGGCTATGACGCCGTCGTCGTGGGGTCCGGTCCGAACGGGCTGACCGGGGCGGTCATGCTCGCCGAGGCCGGCTGGCGGGTCCTGGTGCTCGAGGCGAAGAGCGTGCCGGGCGGCGGCCTGCGCACCGAGGAGCTGACCCTGCCCGGCTTCCGGCACGACGTCTGCGCCACGGTGCTGCCGCTGGCACTGTCGTCCCCGGCGCTGCGCGGGTACGGCCAGGCCCGGACCTCCCAGCTCGCTGACCTCCCAGATCCGCTCCGCGAATCCGGCAGGGGCCCTGGCGCCGATCCGGCTGGGGCCCCGGGCGTCTCCTGGGCGCACCCGCCGATACCGCTCGCCCACCCGCTCGACGACGGAACGGCTTTGTTGCTGCGCGACATCGACCGCACGGCCGCCGGGCTGGCCGCTGGACAGCGCCGCGCACCGGCAGGCTCCGCATCCGGCGCGACCGGCCCGACGCCGGCGTCGTCGTCCGGTGGCGACCCGTCCGGTTGGCGGCGGCTGTTCGGGCCGCTCGTCGCCGCCGGCCCCCGGCTCCCCGACACCGTGCTGTCGCTGCTGGGCCTGCCACCCGCCGCGCCGCTCGCACTCGCCAGGTTCGGCGCGGCCGGCGTGTGGCCCGCTACGGGGCTCGCCCGCGCCGCCCTGCGCGGCGACGCCGCCCAGGCGCTCTTCGCCGGGCTGGCCGCGCACTCGATGCTCGACCTCCGGCAGACGATCACCTCGGCCTACGGGCTGCTCCTCGGGGTGACCGCGCACCAGGTCGGCTGGCCGGTCGCCGTCGGCGGCTCGGCGAGCCTCGCCGACGCCCTCGTCGCCCGGCTACGCCGCCTCGGCGGCGACCTGGTCACCGACCACGAGGTCACGAGCCTCGCCGAGCTGCCGCCGGCCCGAGCCGTGCTGCTCGACCTCACCCCCCGCCAGGTGCTGCGGATCGCGGGCGACGCACTACCGGCCCGCTACCGCGCCGCGCTGGCCCGCTACCGCTACGGCCCGGGCGTCTTCAAGGTCGACTGGGCGCTCGACGGCCCGGTGCCCTGGCGGGACGACGCCGTCGCCGCCGCCGGCACCGTCCACCTCGGCGGCACCCTCGCCCAGGTCGCCGCCGCCGAGCACGCGGTAGCCCAAGGCCGCCACCCCGAACGGCCGTTCGTGCTGTTCGTCCAGGCCACCGTCGCCGACCCGAGCCGGGCGCCGGCCGGCAAGCACACCGGATGGGCCTACTGCCACGTCCCGCTCGGCTCCACCGTCGACATGACGGACGCGATCGAGGCCCAGCTCGAGCGGTTCGCCCCCGGCTTCCGCGACCGCATTCTCGCCCGCCACACGATGGGCCCGGCAGCCCTCGAGGCACACAACGCCAACGACATCGGCGGCGACATCGGCGGCGGCACCGCCGACGTCCGCCAGCTGATGGCTCGCCCGGTCCTGTCCCGCCAGCCCTGGGCGACCCCGCTGCCCGGCGTTTACCTGTGCTCGGCCGCCACCCCACCCGGCGCCGGCATCCACGGCATGTCCGGCCGCCACGCCGCCCAGCTGGCCCTCTACCGCGCCCGGTAG
- a CDS encoding methylmalonyl-CoA mutase subunit beta, with product MTVPPADLELAALFPAASREAWQKLVLGVLRKSGVAGEQALPADAEALISTASYDGFAIRPLYTAQETTPIEAGLPGHAPFVRGRRAEGANVDGWDVRALHTHPDAKVTAEAILDDLEGGATSIWLRLAAPSADAGEGLSAEALPDVLREVYLDLAPVVLDTGGDAVTTTAAADVLLALAGVRGVAPSTLRATLGADPLGFAARTGLGGDKLAAHLDEASRLAARVAAGYPGVRTFVVDATPYHDAGGSDAQELGASIATGVAYLRALTGSGVAGSAVAGAAGFDVAGALAQLEFRYAATADQFATIAKLRAARLLWARVAEVCGAAGADQAQRQHAVTSSAMMTRREPYVNLLRTTIAAFSASVGGADAVTVLPFDDRLGLPDGTSRRLARNIQALLHDESSLARVIDPAGGSWFVESLTAELAEAAWGFFTEIERAGGMAAALASGLVAERIDTTWARRREDLALRRAPLTGVSEFPNVAETLPPRSPAPARAGGPGGLPVRHYDDDYEALRARSDAHLAATGARPVAFLATIGPLATFTPRATFAANLFQAGGLETPTAGPGDDPAAIAAAFTASGARIACLCSSDKIYAASAAPVAAALKAAGATHVWLAGKPGDRAGSDAAAGVDGYIVTGGDAVDVLRTALTKAEVA from the coding sequence ATGACCGTTCCCCCGGCCGATCTGGAGCTCGCCGCCCTGTTCCCGGCGGCGTCGCGCGAGGCCTGGCAAAAGCTGGTCCTCGGCGTGCTGCGCAAGTCCGGAGTGGCTGGTGAGCAGGCTCTCCCGGCCGACGCCGAGGCCCTCATCTCGACCGCGAGCTACGACGGCTTCGCGATCAGGCCGCTGTACACCGCGCAGGAAACGACGCCCATCGAGGCCGGCCTGCCCGGTCACGCTCCGTTCGTGCGCGGCCGGCGGGCCGAGGGCGCGAACGTCGACGGCTGGGATGTCCGCGCGCTGCACACCCACCCGGACGCGAAGGTGACGGCCGAGGCGATTCTCGACGACCTCGAGGGCGGGGCCACGTCGATCTGGCTGCGGCTGGCCGCCCCGTCGGCCGACGCCGGCGAGGGCCTGTCCGCCGAGGCGCTGCCGGACGTGCTGCGCGAGGTCTACCTCGACCTGGCGCCGGTCGTCCTGGACACCGGCGGCGACGCGGTCACGACGACGGCAGCCGCGGACGTGCTGCTCGCGCTGGCGGGCGTGCGGGGGGTCGCGCCGTCGACGCTGCGCGCCACGCTCGGCGCCGACCCACTCGGCTTCGCCGCCCGCACCGGGCTCGGCGGCGACAAGCTCGCGGCGCACCTGGACGAGGCGTCCCGGCTGGCCGCGCGCGTCGCCGCCGGCTACCCGGGCGTCCGGACCTTCGTCGTCGACGCGACGCCGTACCACGACGCGGGCGGCAGCGACGCGCAGGAGCTCGGCGCCTCGATCGCCACCGGGGTGGCCTACCTGCGGGCGCTGACCGGGTCAGGGGTGGCCGGGTCCGCGGTGGCCGGCGCGGCCGGGTTCGACGTCGCCGGGGCGCTCGCCCAGCTGGAGTTCCGGTACGCGGCCACCGCCGACCAGTTCGCCACGATCGCCAAGCTGCGCGCCGCCCGGCTGCTGTGGGCCCGGGTCGCCGAGGTCTGCGGCGCGGCCGGCGCCGACCAGGCTCAGCGCCAGCACGCGGTCACCTCGTCGGCGATGATGACGCGGCGCGAACCGTACGTGAACCTGCTGCGCACCACGATCGCCGCGTTCTCGGCCAGCGTGGGCGGCGCGGACGCCGTCACCGTGCTGCCGTTCGACGACCGGCTCGGCCTGCCGGACGGCACCTCCCGCCGGCTGGCCCGCAACATCCAGGCGCTGCTGCACGACGAGTCGAGCCTCGCCCGGGTGATCGACCCGGCCGGCGGCTCGTGGTTCGTCGAGTCGCTGACCGCCGAGCTGGCCGAGGCCGCCTGGGGGTTCTTCACCGAGATCGAGCGGGCCGGCGGGATGGCGGCTGCGCTCGCGAGCGGGCTGGTGGCCGAGCGGATCGACACGACCTGGGCCCGGCGCCGCGAGGACCTGGCGTTGCGCCGGGCGCCGCTGACCGGTGTCAGCGAGTTCCCGAACGTCGCCGAGACCCTGCCGCCGCGGTCCCCGGCTCCGGCACGGGCCGGCGGCCCGGGTGGGCTGCCGGTCCGGCACTACGACGACGACTACGAGGCGCTGCGGGCCCGGTCGGACGCGCACCTGGCCGCGACCGGCGCCCGGCCGGTGGCTTTCCTCGCCACGATCGGGCCGCTGGCAACGTTCACGCCACGGGCCACCTTCGCGGCGAACCTGTTCCAGGCCGGCGGGCTGGAGACTCCCACCGCCGGCCCCGGCGACGACCCGGCCGCGATCGCCGCAGCCTTCACGGCGTCCGGGGCGAGGATCGCCTGCCTGTGCTCGTCCGACAAGATCTACGCGGCGAGCGCCGCGCCCGTCGCCGCCGCGCTCAAGGCGGCCGGCGCCACCCACGTCTGGCTCGCCGGCAAGCCGGGTGACCGGGCCGGCTCCGACGCGGCCGCCGGCGTCGACGGCTACATCGTCACCGGCGGCGACGCCGTCGACGTCCTTCGCACCGCGCTCACGAAGGCCGAGGTCGCCTGA